From a region of the Panicum virgatum strain AP13 chromosome 2K, P.virgatum_v5, whole genome shotgun sequence genome:
- the LOC120661503 gene encoding probable UDP-arabinose 4-epimerase 1, which yields MLPTNRGRPQQRPPPPRSWSFLSEMVDFSDPKRRPRYLTKLVMAALLTAMCVLMLTQPPCHRRASPSVFSTRQPGVTHVLLTGGAGYIGSHAALRLLKDSFRVTIVDNLSRGNIGAIKVLQNLFPEPGRLQFIQADLGDPKAVNRIFAENAFDAVMHFAAVAYVGESTLEPLRYYHNITANTLVVLEAMATHNVKTLIYSSTCATYGEPDKMPITEETPQFPINPYGKAKKMAEDIILDFSKSKKADMAVMILRYFNVIGSDPEGRLGEAPRPELREHGRISGACFDAALGIIPGLKVKGTDYETPDGTCVRDYIDVTDLVDAHVKALNKAERGRVGIYNVGTGKGRSVKEFVEACKKATGVDIKVDYFPRRPGDYAEVYSDPAKINRELNWTAQHTDLHESLRVAWTWQKAHRSGYEPPQAMIL from the exons atgcTGCCCACCAACCGCGGCAGGCCGCagcagaggccgccgccgcccagatctTGGTCCTTCCTCTCAG AGATGGTGGACTTCTCCGATCCCAAGCGCAGGCCGCGCTACCTCACCAAGCTCGTCATGGCCGCGCTCCTCACCGCCATGTGCGTCCTCATGCTCACCCAGCCGCCCTGCCACAGGAGGGCCAGCCCCAGCGTG TTCTCCACCCGTCAACCTGGGGTCACGCACGTGCTGCTCACCGGGGGCGCCGGCTACATTGGCTCGCACGCCGCCCTTCGGCTGCTCAAGGACTCCTTCAGAGTCACCATAGTG GATAATCTTTCGAGAGGAAATATTGGCGCGATCAAGGTTCTTCAGAACTTGTTCCCAGAGCCTGGGCGGCTGCAGTTCATACAAGCTGATTTAGGAGATCCAAAAGCA GTTAACAGAATATTTGCAGAGAATGCATTTGATGCTGTCATGCACTTTGCTGCTGTCGCTTATGTTGGAGAGAGCACACTTGAACCTCTGAG GTACTATCATAACATCACTGCAAACACTTTAGTGGTGCTGGAAGCTATGGCAACACACAATGTGAAAACTCTGATCTACTCTAGCACATGTGCTACTTACGGAGAACCTGACAAGATGCCTATCACTGAAGAAACTCCCCAG TTTCCGATCAACCCATATGGTAAGGCCAAGAAGATGGCAGAGGATATCATTTTGGATTTCTCAAAGTCCAAGAAAGCAGATATGGCTGTCATGATTCTAAG ATACTTCAATGTCATTGGCTCTGACCCGGAAGGAAGGCTGGGTGAGGCTCCTAGACCTGAATTGCGTGAGCATGGTCGCATATCAGGTGCATGCTTCGACGCAGCACTGGGTATAATCCCAGGTTTGAAG GTTAAGGGTACCGACTACGAAACTCCTGATGGCACTTGTGTAAGGGATTACATTGATGTCACTGACCTGGTCGACGCCCATGTTAAGGCACTCAACAAGGCAGAAAGAGGCAGAGTTGGCATATACAATGTTGGCACGGGAAAAG GTCGGTCAGTAAAGGAGTTCGTTGAGGCCTGCAAGAAGGCGACCGGAGTCGATATCAAGGTTGACTACTTCCCCCGCAGACCAGGTGACTATGCCGAGGTGTACAGCGACCCCGCCAAGATCAACCGGGAGCTGAACTGGACGGCACAACACACCGACCTCCACGAGAGCCTCAGGGTGGCGTGGACATGGCAGAAGGCGCACCGGAGTGGGTACGAGCCACCCCAGGCCATGATTTTGTGA
- the LOC120661491 gene encoding uncharacterized protein LOC120661491 yields MDFYSDDSDPDIDEDLREDLDALRRSCILSGADPDAAVAQVSSACLAGPATPALAAATAPAAAGGDGLSSDDDDEDLALVRSIRENLHRLNNKASPASPPPPGDAPGDGDPSSSPRPICTWPPSDTDEDEDDLETLRAIQRRFSHYHSSTSTESPKTMKPEASQGGLSEPFADRNDDEFTAQKQNAKAPNRTGFPKAALLLLDALKKNRACQKLIRRKLVNIEAKIEENKDLGDRVKCLLGYQLSCRKSAGRTLSQKEDPRVRLISSRKPTRLSEKNNNRKMPALFLGPAENPHVSKYKMVLEQFPMSFKKQPWSDVEKDKLARGIKQQYQETLILDSLNNGSAIGDFSAVDMAYALTNAAGNFEVTPESLRSVLPLINWDKISAMYLPGRSGAECESRWLNCDDPLINREAWTAQEETKLLLIVQEKGMYNWINIAVTLGTHRTPFQCLVRYQRSLNPHIMNKAWTKEEDLQLQAAVGTFGEKWQLVSASLDGRTGNQCSNRWRKTLHPTRTRVGRWHMDEDKRLMVCVKLIGSGSWSRIAPFIPGRTQTQCHERWRNILDPNIDLGKWRPEEDSKLLGAVSEFGPCWSKIALMIPGRNDNMCSRRWNKLCKHQLPAVKAAIQLKKSVFQTNFVDRAKERPAIAPRDLIALVQSKDDGSGENTRDRSRKQTKENLAVSNIVDSSTAPDFVAADTVSKTISRRPRKSTGQKSKKQTEENVAVPDGLNDLSSGCSRSRKRKSTTASNAALQKRMRGSISLDNEAVPIELRGTDSANIEVGTNRIMDLVSVGEEGVVKKRTRCSKPARGNAAEQNIMAGSIPVGNEAVPVELRGTVSTNNVVGTNTMMDPVSVGDEGVVKKRTRHSKPAGSEGEGATRKRRCSISADNEVGTNMTKDPVSGEEGVVKKRTKRSKPVGNEGAARKKMRASVPVGDEGAVKKTGSVATENHGGVTKRKRAPSRRKSAGDNLTTEDVANASSELGLPSTPSEERVVDAANINKGRRKSTPRPKQIDMSEGDADKHSPSTRLANCLSFARMKGIDRNTR; encoded by the exons atggactTCTACTCCGACGACTCGGACCCGGACATCGACGAGGACCTGCGGGAGGACCTCGACGCGCTGCGCCGCTCCTGCATCCTCTCCGGGGCCGACCcggacgccgccgtcgcgcagGTCTCCTCCGCCTGCCTCGCCGGGCCCGCCAcccccgccctcgccgcggcgacggccccggccgcggcgggcggcgatggcctctcctcggacgacgacgacgaggacctGGCCCTCGTCCGCAGCATCCGCGAGAACCTCCACCGCCTCAACAACAAGGCCTCgccggcctccccgccgccgccgggcgacgCCCCGGGGGACGGcgacccctcctcctcgccacgcCCGATCTGCACGTGGCCGCCGTCCGACacggacgaggacgaggacgacctCGAGACGCTCCGCGCTATCCAGCGCCGCTTCTCGCACTACCACTCAA GTACCTCTACCGAGTCACCAAAGACAATGAAACCTGAGGCATCACAGGGAGGGCTCAGTGAACCTTTTGCGGACAGGAACGATGACGAGTTTACTGCACAGAAGCAGAATGCAAAGGCTCCTAATCGAACTGGGTTCCCAAAAGCTGCACTATTATTACTGGATGCTCTAAAGAAGAACAGAGCATGCCAGAAGCTAATTAGAAGAAAATTGGTAAACATTGAAGCGAAAATTGAAGAAAATAAGGATCTTGGGGATCGTGTAAAATGTCTTTTGGGTTACCAGTTAAGCTGCCGAAAATCAGCCGGCAGAACTTTAAGCCAGAAGGAGGATCCTCGTGTCAGATTGATTTCTTCTCGGAAACCAACTCGTCTGTCTGAAAAG AATAATAACAGAAAGATGCCAGCACTATTTCTTGGGCCAGCTGAGAACCCCCATGTTTCAAAGTATAAAATGGTGCTGGAGCAATTCCCGATGTCATTTAAGAAGCAACCATGGTCAGATGTGGAGAAAGATAAACTTGCCAGAGGAATAAAGCAGCAATATCAAGAAACATTGATTTTGGACTCGCTGAATAATGGAAG TGCCATTGGTGACTTCAGTGCTGTTGATATGGCATATGCACTGACGAATGCTGCTGGTAATTTTGAGGTGACTCCAGAAAGTCTTAGATCGGTACTTCCACTAATAAACTGGGATAAAATTTCTGCTATGTACCTGCCTGGTCGATCTGGTGCTGAATGCGAATCGAG GTGGCTAAACTGTGATGATCCATTGATTAACCGTGAAGCCTGGACTGCGCAGGAGGAAACAAAACTTCTACTAATTGTTCAAGAAAAGGGAATGTACAACTGGATTAACATAGCAGTTACATTGGGCACTCACCGGACTCCTTTCCAGTGTCTTGTTCGTTACCAACGAAGTCTTAATCCCCACATAATGAACAAGGCTTGGACAAAGGAGGAGGATCTTCAACTTCAAGCTGCTGTTGGGACCTTTGGTGAGAAGTGGCAACTTGTATCAGCTAGCCTGGATGGTCGCACTGGCAATCAGTGCTCTAATAG GTGGAGGAAAACCTTGCACCCTACAAGGACAAGAGTGGGAAGATGGCATATGGATGAGGACAAACGCCTCATGGTTTGTGTCAAGCTAATTGGATCTGGCAGCTGGAGTAGGATTGCTCCATTTATTCCTGGCCGCACACAAACTCAATGCCATGAGAG GTGGCGTAATATTCTTGATCCAAATATAGATCTTGGGAAATGGCGGCCTGAGGAAGATTCAAAGTTATTGGGTGCAGTATCTGAGTTTGGGCCTTGCTGGTCCAAGATTGCTTTGATGATTCCTGGCCGTAATGATAATATGTGCTCTAG ACGATGGAATAAACTTTGTAAACATCAGCTGCCTGCAGTTAAAGCAGCCATTCAACTAAAGAAGTCTGTTTTTCAAACCAATTTTGTTGATAGAGCAAAAGAGCGGCCTGCCATTGCCCCCAGGGACCTAATTGCACTTGTGCAATCGAAAGATGACGGATCTGGCGAGAACACAAG AGATAGATCCAGAAAGCAAACCAAAGAAAACCTAGCCGTGTCCAACATTGTCGACAGTTCAACTGCTCCTGATTTTGTTGCTGCCGATACTGTTTCAAAAACAATTTCAAGAAGACCGAGGAAATCAACAGG ACAAAAATCAAAAAAGCAAACTGAAGAGAATGTTGCTGTGCCTGATGGTCTCAATGATTTATCTAGCGGCTGTAGCAGATCCAGAAAGAGGAAATCTACTACTGCCAGCAATGCCGCTCTACAAAAGAGAATGAGGGGATCTATCTCTCTGGACAATGAGGCTGTTCCGATTGAATTGAGGGGCACTGACAGCGCTAATATTGAGGTAGGAACAAATAGAATAATGGACCTTGTGTCTGTTGGTGAAGAGGGAGTAGTCAAAAAGAGAACCAGGTGTTCGAAACCTGCTAGAGGTAACGCAGCTGAACAAAATATAATGGCAGGATCTATCCCTGTGGGTAACGAGGCTGTTCCAGTTGAACTTAGAGGAACTGTCAGCACTAATAATGTAGTAGGAACAAATACAATGATGGACCCTGTGTCTGTTGGTGATGAGGGAGTAGTCAAAAAGAGAACGAGGCATTCAAAACCTGCTGGCAGTGAGGGGGAGGGGGCTACCAGAAAGAGGAGGTGCTCTATCAGCGCTGATAATGAGGTAGGAACGAATATGACGAAGGACCCTGTCTCTGGTGAAGAGGGAGTAGTCAAAAAGAGAACAAAGCGCTCAAAACCTGTTGGTAATGAGGGGGCTGCCAGAAAAAAGATGAGGGCCTCTGTCCCTGTTGGTGATGAAGGCGCAGTCAAAAAGACGGGTTCTGTTGCCACTGAAAATCATGGCGGTGTGACGAAAAGGAAGAGAGCACCATCAAG GAGGAAATCAGCTGGAGATAATTTGACGACAGAGGATGTGGCGAATGCTTCCTCTGAGTTGGGCCTTCCTAGTACACCTTCTGAAGAAAGAGTTGTTGATGCTGCAAATATAAATAAAGGGAGAAGAAAGTCAACCCCAAG ACCCAAGCAGATAGACATGTCTGAAGGGGATGCTGATAAACACTCCCCATCCACACGACTTGCCAATTGCCTGTCGTTTGCCCGTATGAAAGGAATCGACAGGAACACAAGATAA
- the LOC120661516 gene encoding G-type lectin S-receptor-like serine/threonine-protein kinase At1g34300, with amino-acid sequence MAEVGTIGRTHHINLVRLFGFCFDDALRALVYEHMEHGALDAYLLSGRGQDAGVAALRGIAVGVARGLRYLHEECQQKIVHYDIKPGNVLLDGELTPKVADFGLARLVNRADTHVSVSCVRGTPGFAAPEMWMMAGVTEKCDVYSFGMLLLEIVGRRRNFDGAAPESQQWFPKLAWAKYEAGDVMDLVAARSGGSALAAAGEGDEAQSREMVERMCKVAFWCVQQPPEARPPMGAVVKMLEGEMEIAPPANPFQHLMAPPVVADQWTRMTRSASSVPEISIEIA; translated from the coding sequence ATGGCGGAGGTGGGCACCATCGGCCGGACGCACCACATCAACCTCGTCCGCCTCTTCGGCTTCTGCTTCGACGACGCCCTGCGCGCGCTCGTCTACGAGCACATGGAGCACGGCGCGCTCGACGCCTACCTGCTGAGCGGCCGGGGCCAGGACGCCGGCGTCGCGGCGCTGCGCGGCATCGCCGTCGGCGTGGCCAGGGGCCTCCGGTACCTGCACGAGGAGTGCCAGCAGAAGATCGTGCACTACGACATCAAGCCCGGGAACGTGCTCCTCGACGGCGAGCTCACGCCCAAGGTCGCCGACTTCGGGCTCGCCCGGCTGGTGAACCGCGCCGACACGCACGTGTCCGTGTCCTGCGTGCGCGGCACGCCGGGGTTCGCCGCGCCGGAGATGTGGATGATGGCCGGCGTCACCGAGAAGTgcgacgtgtacagcttcggcATGCTGCTCCTCGAGATCGTCGGCCGGCGGAGGAACTTCGACGGCGCGGCGCCGGAGAGCCAGCAGTGGTTCCCCAAGCTGGCGTGGGCCAAGTACGAGGCCGGCGATGTCATGGACCTCGTCGCCGCTcggagcggcggcagcgcgttggcggcggcgggcgagggcgACGAGGCGCAGAGCAGGGAGATGGTGGAGAGGATGTGCAAGGTGGCGTTCTGGTGCGTGCAGCAGCCGCCGGAGGCGAGGCCGCCGATGGGCGCGGTGGTGAAGATGCTGGAGGGGGAGATGGAGATCGCTCCGCCGGCGAACCCGTTCCAGCATCTGATGGCGCCGCCGGTGGTGGCCGACCAGTGGACGAGGATGACGAGGAGCGCGAGCAGCGTTCCTGAGATTAGCATAGAGATTGCCTAG
- the LOC120694957 gene encoding vegetative cell wall protein gp1-like: MRSLFYVTFLAILSVDQHPCASSRLLLAAEGPVIMPNGRPPAPAPAPVSSAGVPPKIIPANLPVNTPANLQDIVPMLAPPAGVPKTIPANLPVNMPASLHVKTPPNLPRKVPGNLRVNVLAPVPPAGVPKIIPTNLPEIIPTNLPPANLHVKKPPNRSKKAPANRHVKTRANFPRKVPANPPVKVPSPVPPAGAPKIIPTNPLEIIPTNLPANRPAADLHVKTTPGNIPRKVRANLSVNVAASVPQAGVPKIIPTSLPEIIPANLPTNMPANLHMKTPDNFPEKIPANLPANVVAPAPVPPAAGAPEIIQANLTTNILANLIQVNTTPNLPVNITAPAPISPAGVPEIIAANISTNVPTNLSANITAPAPVSPVGVPEIIPANISANVSVNTPASLPGNMPANNLPANVSPDVVSRIPPDLLAKLPANIPPDLLASIPPETLANIEASKGQLQTSELLAALPALQGQLPAGNLPPEVLAKLPEVQNHLPANITPEMVAGLAAMHQQGQQGRPGAPGSAPAAGIPEIPKMPDFSGLADISFPPMPSGPKMPQLPHEMSLFGYDVPIPKFISKMVDDAEQN, encoded by the coding sequence ATGAGGTCTCTCTTCTACGTGACTTTCTTGGCCATTTTGTCCGTCGACCAACACCCTTGTGCATCCTCGCGCCTCCTCCTAGCTGCTGAAGGGCCTGTGATAATGCCaaatggccggccgccggctcctGCACCGGCGCCTGTTTCTTCTGCCGGAGTGCCGCCGAAGATCATTCCGGCAAACCTACCGGTGAACACGCCCGCCAACCTGCAGGACATTGTTCCGATGCTAGCTCCTCCCGCCGGCGTGCCGAAGACCATTCCGGCCAACCTGCCGGTGAACATGCCTGCTAGCCTGCATGTGAAGACGCCTCCCAATCTCCCGAGGAAGGTGCCCGGCAATCTGCGGGTCAATGTTTTGGCACCGGTTCCTCCTGCCGGAGTGCCGAAGATCATTCCGACCAATCTGCCGGAGATTATTCCGACCAACTTGCCGCCTGCCAACCTGCATGTGAAGAAGCCACCCAATCGCTCGAAGAAGGCTCCGGCTAACCGGCATGTGAAGACGCGAGCCAATTTCCCGAGGAAGGTGCCGGCCAATCCGCCGGTCAAGGTTCCATCACCGGTTCCTCCCGCCGGAGCGCCGAAGATCATTCCGACCAATCCGCTGGAGATAATTCCGACCAACCTGCCGGCGAACAGGCCAGCCGCCGATCTACATGTGAAGACGACGCCAGGCAATATCCCAAGGAAGGTGCGCGCCAATCTATCGGTCAACGTTGCGGCATCGGTTCCTCAGGCTGGAGTGCCGAAGATCATTCCGACCAGCCTGCCGGAGATCATTCCGGCCAACTTGCCGACGAATATGCCAGCTAACCTGCACATGAAGACGCCTGACAACTTCCCGGAGAAAATACCCGCCAACTTGccggccaatgttgtagcaccGGCGCCAGTTCCTCCTGCTGCTGGAGCGCCGGAGATCATTCAGGCCAACCTGACGACGAACATCCTTGCCAATCTGATCCAGGTGAACACGACACCAAACCTCCCAGTCAACATTACGGCGCCAGCGCCGATTTCTCCTGCTGGAGTGCCAGAGATCATCGCGGCGAACATTTCGACGAACGTGCCGACCAACCTGTCGGCGAACATtacagcgccggcgccggtttcTCCCGTCGGAGTGCCGGAGATCATTCCGGCAAACATTTCGGCCAACGTCTCGGTGAACACGCCGGCCAGCCTCCCGGGGAACATGCCTGCCAATAACCTTCCGGCCAACGTGTCACCGGACGTGGTGTCCAGAATCCCGCCGGACTTGCTGGCCAAGCTTCCGGCCAACATCCCGCCGGACTTGCTGGCCAGCATCCCGCCGGAGACGCTGGCCAACATCGAGGCGTCCAAGGGCCAGCTGCAGACCAGCGAGCTCCTGGCCGCCCTGCCGGCACTGCAGGGCCAACTACCAGCGGGGAACCTGCCGCCGGAGGTGCTGGCCAAACTGCCGGAGGTGCAGAACCATCTGCCGGCCAACATCACACCGGAGATGGTGGCCGGCCTCGCCGCGATGCATCAGCAGGGGCAGCAGGGGCGCCCCGGGGCGCCTGggagcgcgccggccgccggaatCCCGGAGATCCCCAAGATGCCGGACTTCTCCGGGTTGGCGGACATCTCGTTCCCGCCGATGCCGTCGGGCCCCAAGATGCCGCAGCTGCCGCACGAAATGTCGCTGTTTGGGTACGACGTCCCGATCCCCAAGTTCATCAGCAAGATGGTTGATGATGCCGAGCAAAACTGA
- the LOC120661526 gene encoding reticulon-like protein B8: MAERSENAAGDMMSNIMDAIAENLPNKKSVRFDDGEGSISDQARKLFGGGGQGGKKSVHHVLGGGKSADVLLWRNKKISSSVLGAATLAWVLFEWLDYHLLTIASFALVLGMAVQLAWSALASNVPRLEVPEEVLADAGRAAGAQVNRALGALQDISCGRDLRRFLIVIAVFFAAAVVGSFCNLLTVIYIGFVCAHTLPVLYEKYQDQVDEFLCSMLGLLQKQYQKLGSKGVLGKGKARKSD; this comes from the exons ATGGCGGAGCGTTCAGAGAACGCGGCGGGGGACATGATGAGCAACATCATGGACGCCATCGCCGAGAACCTCCCGAACAAGAAGTCCGTCAGGTTCGACGACGGCGAGGGCTCCATCTCCGACCAGGCCAGGAAGctgttcggcggcggcgggcagggcgGCAAGAAGTCCGTCCACCACGTCCTGGGCGGCGGCAAGTCCGCCGACGTGCTTCTGTGGCGGAACAAGAAGATCTCGTCGAGCGTGCTGGGCGCAGCGACGCTGGCCTGGGTCTTGTTCGAGTGGCTCGACTACCACTTGCTCACCATCGCCAGCTTCGCGCTGGTGCTCGGCATGGCCGTGCAGCTCGCCTGGTCCGCGCTCGCCTCGAACGTGCCCCGCCTCGAGGTGCCGGAGGAGGTGTTGGCCGACGCTGgcagggccgccggcgcgcaggTGAACCGGGCCCTGGGCGCGCTCCAGGACATCTCCTGCGGGAGGGACCTGAGGCGGTTCCTCATC GTGATCGCCGTGTTCTTCGCGGCCGCGGTCGTCGGGAGCTTCTGCAACTTGCTGACGGTCATCTACATCG GGTTCGTGTGCGCGCACACGCTGCCGGTGCTGTACGAGAAGTACCAGGACCAGGTGGACGAGTTCCTGTGCAGCATGCTGGGCCTGCTGCAGAAGCAGTACCAGAAGCTCGGCAGCAAGGGCGTCCTCGGCAAAGGGAAGGCCAGGAAGAGCGACTAG
- the LOC120661541 gene encoding protein PELPK1-like, which translates to MASSSPIFATALVMALVLASSATSHAARRLADTAPAAAPAAVVPGIPAVPKPPVPTVPAVPTVPTVTVPPVPKVPAATLPPMPAVPAVPAATLPPMPAVPTTVPNAALPPMPAVPKVTLPPMPAVPKVTLPPMPSIPSGVPVPFLAPPPSA; encoded by the coding sequence ATGGCATCCTCCTCGCCTATCTTCGCCACGGCGCTCGTCATGGCGCTCGTGCTCGCGAGCAGCGCCACGagccacgccgcgcgccgcctcgcgGACACGGCGCCGGCAGCTGCTCCCGCGGCCGTCGTCCCCGGCATTCCTGCCGTGCCGAAGCCGCCGGTGCCAACCGTGCCCGCGGTACCGACGGTGCCAACGGTCACCGTGCCACCAGTTCCCAAGGTGCCGGCGGCGACCTTGCCACCCATGCCAGCAGTGCCGGCGGTCCCCGCGGCGACCCTCCCGCCGATGCCCGCGGTGCCCACCACCGTGCCGAACGCGGCGTTGCCCCCCATGCCGGCCGTGCCGAAGGTGACGCTGCCTCCCATGCCCGCCGTCCCCAAGGTTACCTTGCCGCCGATGCCCTCCATCCCCAGCGGCGTGCCGGTGCCGTTCTTGGCGCCGCCTCCCTCGGCGTAA